The Homalodisca vitripennis isolate AUS2020 unplaced genomic scaffold, UT_GWSS_2.1 ScUCBcl_13170;HRSCAF=23273, whole genome shotgun sequence genome window below encodes:
- the LOC124375094 gene encoding pollen-specific leucine-rich repeat extensin-like protein 3, translating to MDMRDFPVRWGSGEKPSVDRSHLLRARLLHQPGPLPTILTAQSPHTTNTARGPPTTSPNHPPVQRKPTSPHPHHTPNQTSPLPPPKTIRSPPINSPVPNATPATQSINHNLAVHSDPPPLNTSHQTHPVPTTSLVPTLLHRPIPPQHIPVPHNPTHDQTNHPVHISTLHTGPPSPPTPAVPQPIPNSTNPTPILPSPNLNVPSHTVVHPPNQTN from the exons atggatatgagggacttTCCTGTGAGGTGGGGGTCGGGGGAGAAACCCAGCGTGGACAGGAGCCATCTACTGAGGGCGAGACTGTTG CATCAACCCGGTCCTCTTCCCACCATCCTCACAGCCCAATCCCCCCACACAACCAACACCGCACGGGGTCCTCCAACCACCTCCCCCAACCATCCACCGGTCCAACGGAAACCAACCAGCCCACACCCGCATCATACTCCCAACCAGACCTCCCCGCTCCCCCCCCCCAAGACCATCCGATCCCCCCCCATCAATTCACCGGTACCCAACGCAACCCCAGCCACGCAGTCCATCAACCACAACCTAGCCGTCCATTCCGACCCCCCCCCGCTCAACACATCCCACCAGACCCACCCCGTCCCCACCACATCCCTTGTCCCCACACTACTCCACCGTCCCATACCCCCACAACACATCCCGGTCCCACACAACCCCACACACGACCAAACAAATCACCCGGTCCACATATCCACACTCCACACCGGACCACCTAGTCCACCCACCCCCGCGGTCCCACAACCCATCCCAAACTCCACCAACCCAACCCCTATCCTACCTAGCCCCAACCTCAACGTCCCATCTCACACCGTCGTCCACCCCCCTAACCAAACCAACTAA